The window cgtataaactaatataaatggAGGGGCCACATGACCCGTGATCCTCAATGGAGCGGGTCTCTAACGGGTACCCAAGGTACGGCAAGTGTAATAGAGGTGGTCATCATACTGGGTGGCACTTGGCAGTTGCAAAGGATTCATATgacccaattcctgccggcttctctttgtgtagaatctaattatcattagaaagatttgcagaccgcattcatgcaaattagtacctatatgttgtatcgggttccctCTCGAATTTCAGCTTTCGCCACTGCGGGGTGGGATGACAATTAAAACTCACAGCTCGACACTGTTGAAGAAGGGCAGCGTACGATTGAACCCAGTTGAAAGCGttagggaaggcctatgttAAGAGGCAGGCTGAAATGCGGGACATAGTGCCTACAATTttatgcctcggtggcgtagttccGGCACCACACTGAtatcctgggtttgaatcccaggtagggcaaagtggtatttgggtttttctgctttcTGATTTCGCGATAGGCTAAACTGTAGaattattccgtcccataatgtgataggggacgacccctaccacatcatgggacggaacacacttggcgaaaagtgggagaCCGGGTTGCACCTTTGCATACCGCTTCGTAGATTTAAATGTGTGATTTGTgtttctttgttttacaattcTATAAATTCAACAAAACAGTTCAGAAAAAAATGGCTTAATCCGGTATTACCATAACATCACATTGATCTGCGTAGGTTCACGACCACGTAACGTACTGAGATATCTATATGACCCTTATAATGTAAATTGCTGGTATCAACTCTTTTACCCACGAGATTTCTTGCCACGGTTTAAGACCCAGGTAAATCCAACAAAGCTATATTCAGGCATTTTGACGCGTGTTCATTTACCAGCGAATAATGATGATTTCTGAGCACCAATTTTACGGTCCTACTTTTGGGTTAGAACCATTTGAGTAGGTGACTGTTCCTCAACAGCCGATGGGCTGTTGAGGAACAGTCCATCCTCCATGCATCGTCTGGATGGCCTCACCGCCTTTTGATTATTCATGCTACAGTAACTACTTTGGAAAACTGAAGACTTTTGAATGAAGAGAAGAGTAAGCTGCTCTTAATATAAAGCACCACGACCGCTCAAAACAAAAGCTACACTACCCGAACTTTAGTTAATAAAAGACAGAGTGGCTCTACACTACGCTTCCTCTTCGTAagatcttttttaaaaattatcttcCCAGGGAAGTACCACCAACCACGGCATTGCGGAATCCCTTTGTAGGCATCTACACCTTGGATACACACCAAGGTTTATTGCTGTCCAGGTTTCTCCACGGATTCTGTTAGGGAACACTATACTGCGCGTAAGGGGGTGCATATTTGGGGCAAGACCACCCCATCGCCACCACACAATATGGCGATGGGACATCTGTACACGGCACATTGCAGACTGTACCTAGAACTGCAGACGCTATCTACTAGCCAATAAACActacattattttgaatataagtctgacctgaaaaataaaaacgtacCTTGGGGGCgccactttttttttgttctgatTTGCAACATATTTTGCATTTTCCGCAAAATGAAAAAGTTTACTTTCCTGCTCGGACTACATTACAGTTATTAAAGTTGCTGAAGGAACTGACAGTTTCATAGTAGATGATAGCGTTTGCGCGGCGTCTAACGGTAAGTACGGTGCAGTTCAACTTTGTCCTAAGATTAAAGAGATAAAGCTTGTCAgtttaaaagtatatatatttggatattCGCTAGAAATAAACGCTAGCACTGTTGATCAGGTTGGGATAAAATTGTCACTGTTCGTAACTTTTTAACCTTGaaaggtaattaaaattttatatcagtatTTGGAATACCATAAAAGATTTCCAGGCAGGTAATTCCGCGACAAACACCTTGTAATGCACAACTGCGCGTTAAATGTCATAGGTCAGCTATTAAATCAATACAGTGCATATATTTGCGCATGTCTGCGGGTGGCGCCTCGCTGCCTTTGCATCTTTGCGGTAGTTGCGCCCGAACTGCCGCATATACTGCGACATAGATATCGTGTTGCATTTCAAAATTCTCATATTAGATAAAATGTCTTATAAAAAGTACTTCGACTCCGCGGATTCGGATTCCGACGCGGTGTTGGAGACGGTCGAAGTGACCGATGTTCATCCAGATAGGCTGGCGTGCAATCTTCACTGGAGAGTTCTGTTTTGCTTCGTGATGTTGATGGGGCTCGCTGCTGCGTCGATCCTGTACCTGACTCACGTTCCCTTGACCGCGACACCGGTTCCCTGCACTATGGAGCTGGCGACCGTCAAGCATCAGCTCGAAGGTATGATATAGATTATTTAATAGTTGTGTTAGTATTGGAATATAATTGCGAGTATATTTCAGTTGAGACGGAGTACAAGGGCCGCATCGAAAAGTTGCTGGCTGACGCGCAGAGGTACCACGAGGCTGATAAGGACCGATTCAAGTACTTGATGCAGAGCTGCTTCGCGATCACGCAACAGAACTTCTTCTGgaaggtaaatattataaatatcattatttcttTGGGCTTGTATAATTTTGCCTTAGCCAGGTGCGAAGCGTtacctcattttttttttattacaaatacaagGCTTACTTTCGTTAAAAAGACATTATTCACATATATAGGCGTAGTACGTAGAGTGCATTGAGTGTAGAGTACCCACAATTCCTAATAGAATAATGCGTAGCAATGATCAATGGTTtgtaactaattatttttttaataatttttacagtACCAACTTGACGACTTACTACAAGAAATAGGCACAACTCAAGAAAGCAACTAAGAATCCTCAGAAAACAAAAAGCAAGAACCCGTGAAAACGAACGGACCGCATCATTTACTGTTATACCGGAACTCATAGAATATTAATCATTAATCATTCCATAGACATAAATACAATTCTATTTGTCTCTATATGTAAAACAATTTCCGTATAACATACTTACTTAACACATGTAATAAATTTTCTGTTAGtacattgatattaaaattcaatagcCATTATGGGGATTGATCGTGAAGCTACTATTTTTGCTTAACCCTTGCGTATTGTTGCGCATTTCCGTTGATTTCGTGCGCGCTAGCTGGTAGATGCTCAGCGAACTCTCCCAATCCGTACGGGTTCCGCGTATAGTGCGCCTACACCATCCAACCTGAGCTCACATGTACGCGGATTCAGTATTGAACGCATATGCTAGCGCGCATGTCCTGATAGAA of the Manduca sexta isolate Smith_Timp_Sample1 chromosome 27, JHU_Msex_v1.0, whole genome shotgun sequence genome contains:
- the LOC115455537 gene encoding uncharacterized protein LOC115455537: MSYKKYFDSADSDSDAVLETVEVTDVHPDRLACNLHWRVLFCFVMLMGLAAASILYLTHVPLTATPVPCTMELATVKHQLEVETEYKGRIEKLLADAQRYHEADKDRFKYLMQSCFAITQQNFFWKYQLDDLLQEIGTTQESN